The genomic stretch CGACCTCGAGGGGAGGATTGTAGGTTGGCGAACGCCAAGTATTGTACATGAAAAAGACCGAGCCGGTTTGGAGACCGACCCGGTCTTTTCGCTTTGCCGGCAAGGGCCTAGAGAAAAAACACCAGGATCACCTTCAGCACGACGTCCGCCGCAAAGTGCGAAGCGATCGCGCTTTCCAGCCCGTAGCGCCAGTACAGCCAGCCGAACAGCAGTCCGATCATCCCGTTCATCGCCAGCGTGGACAGGACGGTCGCCGCATCCACCGGCACGCCGATTAGCATCAGGTTGGGAATGTGGAGCGCGCCGAAGACCAGCGTGCTGAGGACGTTGGCCGCCCACAGCACCGCCGCCGCCGGGCGGCCGCTCTTTTTTCCAAACAGCGCCCCGCCCAGCCAGGCCAGTCCGTTGAGCAGGAACAGCCGCAGCAGGACCTCCTCGTTGAAACCCGCGCCGGCCGAGGCCAGAAGTCCTTCCCACCACGACCAGCGGATGTCCGGGAGCGTGACCCCCGCCGCGGCGATGCTTTGTTCCATCACCGGACCGAAGATAAATTGGCTCAACACCAACAACAAACCGCCCGCGGCCGCGCCGGTTGCGAGGCCGATCAGCAGGGCGCGCCCGAAGCGGCCGGGGCCGGGCAGCCGGTACAGCAGCGCGCGTATGTAGGGAGCATCCAGTCCGGTCCATTTGGCGAAGAGCAGCCCCAGCGCCGTCAGCGGGACGTTAATCAGCAGAGCCTGGCCCAGCGTGAAGGCGGCCATCACCGCCAGGACGATGGTTTGCATCGCCTCCGGGGCGAGGGTTGATCCCTCCGGAACCGGGGCGGTCAGTTCCGATCCGCCGATCGCGATCGAGTAGGGCAGGACCGCCAGCGCGGCCGGGATGGCCAGCAGGCCGAACAGGATCAGAGTCCGCCATTGGTATTTCGGTTGCGTCGGTTCACTAGCAGATTCCATCTTTCCTCCAGTTACTTGCGAGTGTTTTTCTCTTCGTGGTTGTGGAAATCCGGCCCGGCACCCGCCTCCCCGATCCGGTCGAGCTCATTCTCCCCCGGCGGATTTTCCGGTTTATCCTCCTCCGTCCCGCGGGACGGAGGAAGCCGGAGGCGGGGGACGGACGATTAATCTTTTTCCGCTCCCGGATCGGTATCCTCCGGCTGCCAATCTTGCGCCCGCTTATGCAGCGTCTCCAGGTTCCGCCAGTGCCGGTCGATCGCCTCGCGCCCCTTGCCGGTCAGCCGCACGACCGTCCGCGGTTTCTTGCCGACGAACTGCTTCTCCACCCGCACCATTCCCCCTTCCTCCAGTTTCGTCAGATGGCCCGAAAGGTTGCCCGGCGTCAGCCCGGTCACCCGTTGCAGGAAGAGGAAATCGGCGTAGGCGGCTTTTTGCAGGATGGTGAGGATCGACAGCCGGGCCGGGTCGTGTATCAGCCGGTCCAGGTCGGCCAGCGCCTTATACGGTTGTTCCATCGGCCGCCTCCGGGAGCGATCGGTGAATCCGGAATAGGTTGACATGATCGAGCCATCCGAGGAAGACCAACGTCAACCCGAAGGTCAGGAAGCAAACGGCGCGGGTCCAGGTGCCGTCCGCTCCGGACAGCAAGGGCAGGAACGAGACGGCCGCCAGCGTCAGGG from Anaerolineales bacterium encodes the following:
- a CDS encoding CPBP family intramembrane metalloprotease, which encodes MESASEPTQPKYQWRTLILFGLLAIPAALAVLPYSIAIGGSELTAPVPEGSTLAPEAMQTIVLAVMAAFTLGQALLINVPLTALGLLFAKWTGLDAPYIRALLYRLPGPGRFGRALLIGLATGAAAGGLLLVLSQFIFGPVMEQSIAAAGVTLPDIRWSWWEGLLASAGAGFNEEVLLRLFLLNGLAWLGGALFGKKSGRPAAAVLWAANVLSTLVFGALHIPNLMLIGVPVDAATVLSTLAMNGMIGLLFGWLYWRYGLESAIASHFAADVVLKVILVFFL
- a CDS encoding transcriptional regulator — protein: MEQPYKALADLDRLIHDPARLSILTILQKAAYADFLFLQRVTGLTPGNLSGHLTKLEEGGMVRVEKQFVGKKPRTVVRLTGKGREAIDRHWRNLETLHKRAQDWQPEDTDPGAEKD